The nucleotide sequence aataactgaGGTGGAATTTGCAGCAGCTGTATCATTTACATGAGCAGACTAACAATCTAATTCGTTGGCTGCAGATAGCTGACTGACAAATCAGCAAGAATCAAAAACATCTATTTATGTATCAAAAGCTAAAAATTGCACAAGTGCCTCAGTCCAAATGGAATCATAGACAACCTGTTACTCAACCAAGATTTGTGATCTGCTTTAGTGTATTTGTACCGTTGGAAGAATGAGGTACAGGTGCAGGTGGGATTTTCTTCTTGGTGCACCGGTAGATTGTCATCATCACGAATACTGTGAAGATCAAGTCTGCAAAGATGGCCACCCCGAGCAAAAACGCGTCCAGCTCAAAGCAGTTTTCACAGGCTGGAGGATGAGAACAAGCAGTAGAGCAAATGCACTGAACACAGATTATACATATGTAAAATCACAAGATTTATTACTCACCCTTTCCTTGCACATAGAAATAATATATGTGTTCCACATCGTCGTCATCATACTGACAGTAGTAAACGCCTTTGGTTTCGCCACTATAGGAAAGTGTATAAGTCTTATTGGATCCATGGTCTGTTACTTCTTTTCCATCCCTGAACCATTTCAAGGCGTCGTCACCTGGACAGGTCATTGTGAATTCACTCCTCCAGAAAGatactcctccttctccttaAAACACAAGGACAGATATTAAGTTTGTTGAAGCGCTCTTGCTTGATCAAAACTTCCCGTCACATTCTAACGGGAAAGGACGACGATCTAAGCGCCGAAGTGGTTCTCAAGGCTCAAATCATCTTGTGTACATCAGATTCGTATCGTTTGTTACAAACTGctaatacatacatacagactgAGATGTTTAAAGTAATACCCACTGATCATAAAACTACTGATCATCCGTACATGTTACACtgccacaaaaaaataaagtaatgaaacaaaagaaagagtgagTTAAAGCATCTAGAAAAAATATAACTAATCAAGACCAGATTTAGAGTAGACGCGTGAATAAAAAATGGGAAATGGGAGACGTTTGAGTATGAAACGCTCTTATACTGTCATATTCTCACATTTCTTTtcagaatgtgttttttctaaatCATGTTGAAAGTTTGTGACTTTAATTAATGTCAAATAAGATGAAATTGTAGATATTTACCGTCATCAGCCTCCACGGTGCCGATGATGAGGAGCAGGATGGCGAGCACAGCCTGAGCACCCATGTTGTTCATTTTCACGATATGATGACTTTTTGTGTGCAAATTTTTCTGGATCTTTCTCCTCTACAGGTTCAACTTCTAAATGTATTCACTACAAGATATAAATAACATCAAGCTGCCCGCTCAATAAGACAAACAGATTCAAATAGGTACGCCTGTTTGTTCTATccctgactctctctctctctctctctctctctctctctctctctctctctaagacACACCTGTTTCCTACCATGAGCAAAGAATATGTGAGACCAATGTGGAGTGCAGTTTATTTATTAGTGACACACATTTGTTTAGAAGATGAACCCAGCAAATGAGCATGAAGAAAcaacagaagcaaaaaaaaacatacaaaaaaaccccagcaaGTTGATGTGATGACAAAATCAGTTGCagtaacattttacattaagtttgacaattttttttttttacagtgtaaaaagtCTGAACTCATGAtgacatacacatatatatacagcaAACAGGTATATTTCTACATTTGacatgacaaaataaatctaattttTATATGATGACAACACTCTGTTCTACACAATAccatatttatacattaaaggGCCAGTACATCCAAATatccaaataaaaaaacaacaacatattttctcCTCATGCTGACTGATATCCACATAGCTACATGGCAGAATAATGTACTTTGAACTGTTTCCATGGGGACTATTTCCTCTGTATGAAGTAGTTCCAATTAAAGCTGTTCACAGTAACGTGCACACTGATTCTGGAAAtgcatgttgttgttgattattttcaatGTAATTTTTAATACTGTGAGCACAACAATTCAAATGCTATTCATTTCTATTGTACTGGGGTAGTGGGAGAATacctggacaaataaaaccTAAACTACCTGCATGGCTACATGGTacttaatataaaaacactttttctgcCATGTGGGTGATTCCACCCTTTAAATCCATAAGAGCAAAAGCCAGAGTTTCCATGCTACTGTGAGCGTGATTGTTGTTCATGTATGATTGCCTTCATCCGTGCAGAGTTTAAACCTGTGACCTGGTACAGTCATGTGACTCGTCTCTATCCGGTCCTGTTGAGGTGGGAGTATGTATCGTGGCCGCGGGTTTGCTGGTTCAGAGTCTgtcaaaacacaacatcagCAGCATTAAGGTCGAGTTATACTATGGATGTCGATACAGCTGTTAATCACTGTCACATCTGGCCTCTAAAGGGCTCAGTAAACGTTGAGATAGACCCACAACTCTGTCAGGAGGTACATTTTCAGTTGTGCTCAGTATATTAACTTTTTTCTTGACCGGGTACAGTGACTATCTGGAGGCTTAAAAACcacaatgtgtcatttttacacttactTACAAACAAGATGTAATATCTTAATGATGCTTTAGAGGTGGTGAGATTTTCTGAATCCTTTGCTAACAGCTAAGCTAGCCGTATCCCCCCTTTTTCCAGTCTATGCCTAACTAACCGTCCCCTGGCTCCAGCGTCATATCTAACAGACAGATATATGTGAACGGTATTCAGCGAGAAacctttcagtgttttaaaatgaattaccTCTCACATTTTAGCTCCAATTCTtaatttctgattattttacaagGGCACCAATGCCTTTAATGTccatatattgatttatttacaatatggGTTGAAATATAATTGGAGATTACTGCTGCACTCAAGTCCTTCTGGAAGAGAACATCAGCTGAGTATGACAAAAGCACAAGTAAAGTagtgtttttttacacagtaCCTACCTCATATTCAGAAGCACTGACATTTGGACCCCGGCCTCCAGAACGAGGGGTGGCTGAAAGATCATGACAGAAATAATGTGACCAAACACACAGAAGGATTATGAGGTATTTTAAGagtaaaaatctaatttatgCAAAGAGTCAACACCCATCAGAGTCAGTTTAATGTTTTCGTTACTTTAAAATAACGGAGGTGGAATTTGCAGCAGCTGTATCATGTACATGAGCAGACTTACAATCCAATTTGCTGCAGATAGCTGACTGACAAATCAGCAAGAATCAAAAACATCTATTTATGTATCAAAAGCTAAAAATTGCACAAGTGCCTCAGTCCAAATGGAATCATAGACAACCTGTTACTCAACCAAGATTGATCTGTAATCTAGTGTCATCTTTTTTGTGATCTGCTTTAGTGTATTTGTACCTTTGGAAGAATGAGGTACAGGTGCAGGTGGCATGTTCTTCTTGGTGCACCGGTAGATTGTCATCATCACGAGTACTGTGAAGATCAAGTCTGCAATGATGGCCACCATGAGCAAATACGGGTCCAGCTCAAAGCAGTTTTTACAGACTGGAGGATGAGAACAGCAATAGAACAAGTGAGATCCCAGCAAATGCAATGAACACAGATTATACATATGTAAAATCACAAGATTTATTACTCACCCTTTCCTTGCACATAGAAATAATATTTGTGTTCCACATCGTCCTCTTTATACTGACAGTAGTAATCGCCTTTTCCATTATAGGAAAGTGTTAAATCGACTGTGTTGTTAAGTAATGGTACTTTACCCTTGTACCAATTCCCTACTTTTGGACAGGTCATTGTGAATTTCATATTCCAGAAAGATACTCCTCCTTAAAACACAAGGACAGATATTAGGTTTGTTAAAGCGCTCTTGCTTGATCAAGACTTCCCGTCACATTTCAACAGGAAAGGACGACGATCTAAGAACCAAAGTGGTTTTCAAGGCTTAAATCATCTTATGTACATCAGATTCTGATCATTTATATTACATACtgcaaatatttacacacagattgAGATGTTTCCAATAATAGCCACTGATCATAATACAATATATCCATACTGTTCAGGAAACTCAgtgaataaagtaaataaataatcaaagtaatcaaagaaaagaaacaaagagtGAGTTAAAACTTCTAAAGAAAATATAACTAATCAAGACAAGATTTAGAGTAGatgcatgaataaaaaacaggaaatgggaGACGTTTGCGTATGAAACGCTCTTATACTGTCATATTCTCACATTTCTTTtcagaatgtgttttttctaaatCAAGTTGCTATGTTGAAAGTTTATGactttaaaatatgtcaaataagATGAAATTGCAGATATTTACCGTCAGCAGCCTCCACGGTGCCGATGGTGAGGAGCAGGACGGTGAGCACAGCCTGAGCACCCATGTTGTTCATTTTCACGATATGATGACTTTTTGTGTGCAAATTTTTCTGGATCTTTCTCCTCTACAGGTTCAACTTCTAAATGTATTcactaaaatatataaataacatcaaGCTGCCCGTTCAATAAGACAAACAGATTCAAATAGGTACGCCTGTTTGTTCTATccctgactctctctctctctctctctctctaacacgcacatgcacatgcacacacacacacacgcacgcacacaaacacgtTGAACCCCacaggaagtgtttttttttctagatgAATTCACAGTTGAACCTCAAAATGAAGTGCTACTGAACAGCTGATAGAAGTACTCCTATATTTACTTATTGGATTCAGAATTTTGATTCATAATTGAAGAAGCTACACCTGCAACAACACACTTTAAATGAGACATTAGTACTGAAAACATCGTATTgctgtaatatatataaatgtttatgCTCATTTGTTGCAGTAAAATTCATCATAATGCAGTTTGTAGTGTTTGTTTTACACAATTTCTGTGCAATGTGTTATTCAAGCTGAATTTTATGGCTTCATGATCTGGTTTGGTACTAACCTGTATGACTCTTTTTTGAAGAGTTACAGTAAAACTGGGTTTGTGTGGGTTTCCTAAATGTTTAAACCTCTATCTCTGCACAGCAGTGTACAGTAGGTTATGTATAGAGCAGTAACTGAGCTTTACTGGATATACAACACATGTAACAGATCTTTGGTTTTGTACAATAAAACTAATGATTATGATACCTCTCATTTTACATGACTTATATGCAGCTACCAGCATAGTATTTAATCTAATATGTCATAAACTGACTGTGAAGTTGTGCAAGTTTATTATAGGCTAACAATAATTGGCTTAATTAAGGCTTATAAATTACCTGAAGTCATTAATAAAGGATCAAGAGTGTCTTGTTTTCAAATGTTGGTAAGTCGTCTATGAATATAATTACAGATGATAATAAAAAGGCTCCTACAGTAATATATCAGGTTTGTAGTTGTGAATGTTAATATGTTGTGAA is from Scomber scombrus chromosome 5, fScoSco1.1, whole genome shotgun sequence and encodes:
- the LOC133980956 gene encoding T-cell surface glycoprotein CD3 epsilon chain-like isoform X3, with the translated sequence MNNMGAQAVLAILLLIIGTVEADDGGVSFWRSEFTMTCPGDDALKWFRDGKEVTDHGSNKTYTLSYSGETKGVYYCQYDDDDVEHIYYFYVQGKACENCFELDAFLLGVAIFADLIFTVFVMMTIYRCTKKKIPPAPVPHSSNAAPRSGGRGPNAPSSSSPYESLAPQTRAEDTYSKIRVR
- the LOC133980956 gene encoding T-cell surface glycoprotein CD3 epsilon chain-like isoform X1 produces the protein MNNMGAQAVLAILLLIIGTVEADDGEGGVSFWRSEFTMTCPGDDALKWFRDGKEVTDHGSNKTYTLSYSGETKGVYYCQYDDDDVEHIYYFYVQGKACENCFELDAFLLGVAIFADLIFTVFVMMTIYRCTKKKIPPAPVPHSSNAAPRSGGRGPNAPSSSSPYESLAPQTRAEDTYSKIRVR
- the LOC133980956 gene encoding T-cell surface glycoprotein CD3 epsilon chain-like isoform X2, whose protein sequence is MNNMGAQAVLTVLLLTIGTVEAADGEGGVSFWRSEFTMTCPGDDALKWFRDGKEVTDHGSNKTYTLSYSGETKGVYYCQYDDDDVEHIYYFYVQGKACENCFELDAFLLGVAIFADLIFTVFVMMTIYRCTKKKIPPAPVPHSSNAAPRSGGRGPNAPSSSSPYESLAPQTRAEDTYSKIRVR
- the LOC133980956 gene encoding T-cell surface glycoprotein CD3 epsilon chain-like isoform X4; translated protein: MNNMGAQAVLTVLLLTIGTVEAADGGVSFWRSEFTMTCPGDDALKWFRDGKEVTDHGSNKTYTLSYSGETKGVYYCQYDDDDVEHIYYFYVQGKACENCFELDAFLLGVAIFADLIFTVFVMMTIYRCTKKKIPPAPVPHSSNAAPRSGGRGPNAPSSSSPYESLAPQTRAEDTYSKIRVR
- the LOC133980956 gene encoding T-cell surface glycoprotein CD3 epsilon chain-like isoform X5, with the protein product MNNMGAQAVLTVLLLTIGTVEAADGGVSFWNMKFTMTCPKVGNWYKGKVPLLNNTVDLTLSYNGKGDYYCQYKEDDVEHKYYFYVQGKVCKNCFELDPYLLMVAIIADLIFTVLVMMTIYRCTKKNMPPAPVPHSSKATPRSGGRGPNVSASEYETLNQQTRGHDTYSHLNRTG